GAGATTCGAGCTGACTATTCTCTCAGACGGGCATTTCATGGGAGATTGCGGGACTTTCTTCGGAATCGTGCCGAAGGCTCTGTGGAAATTGAAAGTGTCTCCCGATGAAGACAATCTAATGCCGATTGCGCTGAACCCACTCCTTATCAGGACTCCGGACAAGAACATTCTTGTTGATACTGGGGTCGGCGATAAGTTCTCCGAAGACGACAAGCACAAGAGAATATGGCGCATTGAGAAGTCAAACTCAGTCTCTGCGTCTCTCGCGAGTGAGCGACTCACCGCGGAATCAATCGATTTCGTGATACTCACTCACCTTCACTTTGACCACGCAGGCGGAAATACGATGCTGAACGGCGGAAAACTCAAGCCTGTTTTCCGGAATGCGACCTATCTTGCGCAAAGGGAAGAGTGGGCGGCTGCCCGATTCCCTGGCCTTCTCGGCAAAAGTTCATATTTTCCAGAGAATCTCCTGCCTCTTGAGGAGGCAGGCCAGCTCAAGCTCCTGGAAGGAGACTCACTGATACTGCCGGGTATAAGAGTTGTCCTGACCGGCGGCCATACGCGCGGCCACCAGATTGTGCTGATTGAATCCGATGGAGAGAAGGCGATTGTCCCGGGCGATATTGCCCCGACCTCGATGCATACCAAACCGACCTGGAATACGGCATTTGACATCGATCCAACCACGACCTGTGTCATGAAGGAAAGGTATCTGGGACTGGCCAGGGAGCAGAAATCACCTGTTGTCTTCTACCACGACACGAAGATCGGATTTGGACGATTCGGACTGAAGTGGGACATTGAAGAAATCCCATGAAGACGTTCGATGCGATTGGTCTCGGATACACGTGCAGGGACCTGATGGGCGCCACGGAAATGTCTTGCAGCAGAGAGAACGGGTGAACGGATGAGCTCGACGAGCGGTTTCCCAAGGACTGTGCTCTACAACTGCAATGTGTGGTGTGGTAACAAATACTCGAAGGCTCTTTCGGTCAACCGGGGACTCATAGAGCATGTTGGCAGCAAGGAGAAACTCAAAGCGCTGACCGGCAGATCAACGCTCTGGGTTGATCTTGAGGGAGCAACAGTGATGCCGGGGTTTGTTGACTCTCACATTCATCTTGATGGTCTCTCCAGAGAAGGGACGTCGGTTAAGCTTAAAGGCACGTCATCACCTGAGGAAGTGGTCTCAAGGCTCAAACCCTTTGCCCGCAAGGTCCGCCCCGGGGGCTGGCTTCTTGGGAGGGGCTGGGATTCGAATATGTGGAGCTCCCGGCCGTCGCTGGACCTTCTCGATGGAATCAGAAGCGATATCCATGTCGCCCTGGTGAGTAACGACGGTCATTCTGTCTGGGGCAACTCAAAGGCCCTTAGAAAGGCAGAAGTTTCGGCCAAGAGGTCGCGGGCTTCGGGATTTGTTGTGGAAAAAATAGGCAGGAAAGCGACGGGAGTCTTGAAAGAGAATGCAGCTGAGTCTCTTCTCTCCGTCGTCCGAAAAGAAATGCCCCTCGACGAGGATTCAATCAGGAAGACCCTGTTCAAACTGGCCAAGCTCGGAATAGTCGGCGTTCATGACTTCAGCCAGTCGAATCTGCTTGGTCTTCTGATGAAACTTGAGAGCCAGGGTAAACTCCCGGTAAGGGTGCGGTCTTTTCTCCCGTTGAACATGCTTCCTCTTCTAAGCTCCCTCGAGATCACCTCCGGATTCGGATCCAACCTTGTCAGGATAATGGGAGTGAAGGCATTCATTGACGGCTCGCTCACCTCGCGGACA
The DNA window shown above is from Candidatus Eisenbacteria bacterium and carries:
- a CDS encoding MBL fold metallo-hydrolase yields the protein MKRKLKVGRFELTILSDGHFMGDCGTFFGIVPKALWKLKVSPDEDNLMPIALNPLLIRTPDKNILVDTGVGDKFSEDDKHKRIWRIEKSNSVSASLASERLTAESIDFVILTHLHFDHAGGNTMLNGGKLKPVFRNATYLAQREEWAAARFPGLLGKSSYFPENLLPLEEAGQLKLLEGDSLILPGIRVVLTGGHTRGHQIVLIESDGEKAIVPGDIAPTSMHTKPTWNTAFDIDPTTTCVMKERYLGLAREQKSPVVFYHDTKIGFGRFGLKWDIEEIP
- a CDS encoding amidohydrolase, which codes for MSSTSGFPRTVLYNCNVWCGNKYSKALSVNRGLIEHVGSKEKLKALTGRSTLWVDLEGATVMPGFVDSHIHLDGLSREGTSVKLKGTSSPEEVVSRLKPFARKVRPGGWLLGRGWDSNMWSSRPSLDLLDGIRSDIHVALVSNDGHSVWGNSKALRKAEVSAKRSRASGFVVEKIGRKATGVLKENAAESLLSVVRKEMPLDEDSIRKTLFKLAKLGIVGVHDFSQSNLLGLLMKLESQGKLPVRVRSFLPLNMLPLLSSLEITSGFGSNLVRIMGVKAFIDGSLTSRTALMISPYEGLKREKGVLTISMAELLGTMRAAFLSRVMYSVHAIGDMANRMALDSYEKVRLELGTKARNLFRVEHAQLLDPKDIPRFGRLGVFSSMQPVHAVSDMETAELLWGKRVRYSYPWNSLLKSKARLVFGSDAPVESPDPLVGLHAAVTRRRNGRESWVKEECIDSRNAALAYTLNPAALEGEADLRGSIEEGKSADLAVLSRDVLRCEADKIPDTRVLATFSSGKVSFVSPFLEGKLAQGA